In Candidatus Hadarchaeales archaeon, one DNA window encodes the following:
- a CDS encoding radical SAM protein translates to MWRILRPDAFTVLGNERAKKSFARYFRVLRGEVPPRFQICKRIPASFEPSWETEELWKIHDLSLREFKKTLELVDKGKMKLDELEKPKSSLLDLKIELARRLLSSCQLCEHKCGVNRLKGEKGFCRVGKTKVASEFMHYGEESVLVPSYTVFFSGCSFKCCFCQNWDISQFPDEGEEFSPAELSFLISEAEKHGARNVNFVGGNPDPHLLFILETLREYGGRLSSVWNSNMYYSSSSAELLKGTQDIYLTDFKWGNDRCARKYSGISRYWETVTRNHLTAFSDAELIIRHLVMPGHLECCTFPVLRWIAENLGEKVWVNVMAQYRPCYRAAEYPEINRALSPQEFRKALEEAERLGLSLEP, encoded by the coding sequence ATGTGGAGGATTCTAAGACCAGATGCTTTCACGGTGCTAGGGAATGAAAGGGCCAAAAAATCCTTTGCTAGGTATTTCAGGGTCCTGAGGGGGGAAGTACCGCCCAGGTTCCAAATCTGTAAAAGGATACCCGCATCCTTCGAGCCTTCCTGGGAAACGGAGGAACTCTGGAAAATCCACGACCTCTCCTTGAGGGAGTTCAAAAAGACCTTGGAACTGGTAGACAAGGGAAAAATGAAACTGGACGAGCTTGAAAAACCTAAATCCTCCCTGCTGGACCTCAAGATAGAACTGGCCCGTCGCCTCCTTTCTTCCTGCCAACTCTGCGAACACAAGTGCGGTGTTAACAGGTTAAAGGGGGAAAAGGGCTTCTGCAGGGTGGGAAAGACGAAGGTAGCTTCCGAATTCATGCATTATGGGGAGGAAAGCGTGCTCGTTCCCTCCTATACCGTCTTTTTTTCGGGCTGTTCCTTCAAGTGTTGTTTTTGCCAGAATTGGGACATCTCACAATTCCCTGACGAAGGAGAAGAATTCTCCCCAGCGGAACTCTCTTTCCTCATCTCCGAAGCCGAAAAACACGGGGCCAGGAATGTGAACTTTGTGGGTGGAAACCCAGACCCGCACCTTCTCTTCATCCTCGAGACCCTCAGGGAATATGGTGGACGCCTTAGCTCTGTTTGGAACTCCAACATGTACTACAGCTCCTCGAGTGCGGAGCTCCTCAAGGGAACCCAAGATATTTATCTAACAGATTTCAAGTGGGGGAACGACAGATGCGCCCGAAAATATTCAGGTATCTCGAGATACTGGGAAACCGTAACGAGAAATCATCTCACAGCCTTCTCGGATGCAGAGCTCATCATCCGCCATTTGGTAATGCCGGGTCATCTCGAGTGCTGTACCTTCCCTGTGCTCCGGTGGATAGCCGAAAACCTTGGAGAAAAAGTATGGGTGAACGTGATGGCGCAATATCGTCCATGCTATAGAGCTGCGGAATATCCTGAGATAAACCGTGCCCTTTCTCCACAAGAATTCAGAAAAGCCTTGGAGGAAGCTGAGAGACTTGGGCTGAGCTTGGAACCTTAG
- the ilvC gene encoding ketol-acid reductoisomerase produces the protein MAKVYLDKDADLSWVKDRTIAVIGYGNQGHAQAQNLRDSGCKVIIGARKGPSWERAERDGFEVYEVGEASKRAEILHILVPDEQQAFLYREAISSHLREGKTLGFSHGFNIHFKQIVPPPYVDVILVAPKAPGAMLRKMYLQGSGTPGLVAVFQDASGRALETALGMAKGIGLTRVGVLQTTFKEETETDLFGEQAVLVGGVSELIKAGFETLVEAGYQPENAYFECLHELKLIVDLIYERGIEGMMAAVSNTAEYGGRTRGPRLIGEETRKVMKELLRDIQNGSFAREWIEENRKGLPHLKEMREKGKEHLIEKVGRELRKWAGIEK, from the coding sequence ATGGCAAAAGTTTACTTGGACAAGGATGCCGATCTCTCTTGGGTAAAGGATAGAACTATAGCCGTGATAGGATACGGAAACCAAGGTCATGCCCAAGCACAGAATTTACGGGATTCTGGATGCAAGGTCATTATCGGAGCCAGAAAGGGGCCGAGCTGGGAGAGAGCGGAAAGGGATGGGTTCGAGGTTTATGAAGTGGGAGAAGCCTCCAAAAGGGCAGAAATCCTTCATATCCTCGTACCCGATGAACAACAAGCCTTCCTCTATCGAGAAGCCATTTCATCCCATCTAAGGGAAGGCAAAACCCTAGGTTTCAGCCATGGTTTTAACATCCACTTCAAGCAAATCGTTCCGCCGCCCTATGTGGATGTCATCTTGGTAGCGCCAAAAGCCCCGGGAGCCATGCTCAGGAAGATGTATCTTCAGGGGTCCGGGACCCCGGGTTTGGTGGCGGTCTTTCAAGATGCCTCTGGGAGAGCTTTGGAAACGGCTCTTGGTATGGCGAAAGGAATAGGACTCACCAGAGTGGGAGTCCTCCAAACTACCTTCAAAGAGGAAACGGAGACCGACCTTTTCGGAGAACAGGCCGTGTTGGTTGGAGGAGTTTCCGAGCTAATCAAAGCTGGATTTGAGACCCTTGTGGAAGCAGGATATCAACCAGAAAATGCATACTTCGAATGCTTGCACGAGCTGAAACTCATCGTGGATCTCATCTATGAAAGGGGAATAGAGGGTATGATGGCTGCTGTAAGCAATACTGCAGAGTACGGGGGAAGGACCAGGGGACCAAGACTGATAGGGGAAGAGACAAGAAAAGTCATGAAAGAGCTTCTTCGAGACATCCAAAACGGAAGTTTTGCGAGGGAATGGATAGAAGAAAACCGAAAGGGGCTTCCACACCTCAAAGAAATGAGGGAGAAGGGAAAGGAACACCTTATAGAAAAGGTGGGAAGGGAACTCAGGAAGTGGGCGGGGATAGAAAAGTAG
- a CDS encoding TrkA C-terminal domain-containing protein — protein MAESKEPRNVRELLTEMKNTSDWMMDLARVSLLFENKELAKKVRELELKMDHLMYEIWTVAVLAARSEEDARKIAGVLQIASAAEAISNSTGDMVDLVLRGMEIHPLVKNALLRCEEKLTQLRVGEGSALLHKRLEELELPSRIGVKILAIRRDKEWIVPPSSSTELREGDLLVVRGPEEGISVLHKLTGSNVEEGREKKPSKLELELAQMYDLSSMMVDLAYSSVLLASKELGKEVRRLEEKFDKLNYQLWLETLKASREEEDPRKLNSLLQVVKCLEKISDAADTIADVILRGEELHPVFAEALSKADEQVARIKVEAGSTLEGKTLEQLNLETSVGVDVMVIERRGKFFFEPNRGKKIMGGDRLVVRGTYRALRKLAQMCKSKKVTSQEPEGLSSPVPASEPQAS, from the coding sequence ATGGCAGAAAGCAAAGAACCACGTAATGTTAGAGAGCTACTCACCGAGATGAAGAACACTTCCGATTGGATGATGGATCTTGCACGTGTCTCTCTACTCTTCGAAAACAAAGAGTTGGCAAAAAAGGTTAGGGAACTCGAACTAAAGATGGATCACCTCATGTATGAAATTTGGACTGTGGCTGTCCTAGCCGCACGCAGCGAGGAAGATGCAAGAAAAATTGCAGGGGTGCTCCAAATAGCGAGTGCGGCTGAAGCCATTTCAAACTCCACGGGAGACATGGTGGACCTAGTCCTGAGAGGAATGGAAATACATCCTCTGGTGAAAAATGCCCTTCTCAGATGTGAAGAGAAGCTCACCCAGCTGAGAGTGGGTGAGGGCTCAGCCCTTTTGCACAAAAGATTGGAGGAGCTGGAACTTCCCTCCAGAATTGGCGTAAAGATCCTAGCTATAAGAAGGGATAAGGAATGGATAGTTCCTCCCTCTTCGAGTACGGAGCTGAGGGAAGGGGATCTGCTCGTGGTGAGGGGACCGGAGGAAGGGATTTCGGTCTTGCATAAATTAACAGGTTCAAATGTGGAGGAAGGGAGGGAGAAAAAACCCTCCAAGCTAGAGCTGGAGTTGGCCCAAATGTACGATTTGAGCAGCATGATGGTCGATCTCGCTTACTCCTCCGTTCTCTTGGCCTCAAAGGAGCTGGGAAAAGAGGTGAGGAGATTGGAGGAGAAGTTCGACAAGCTGAATTATCAACTCTGGCTGGAAACTCTAAAAGCGAGCAGGGAGGAAGAAGATCCAAGAAAGCTGAACAGCCTTTTGCAAGTCGTGAAATGTCTAGAAAAGATTTCGGATGCTGCAGACACCATTGCAGATGTAATATTGAGGGGTGAGGAGCTACATCCTGTCTTTGCAGAGGCTCTTTCAAAGGCGGATGAACAAGTAGCAAGGATCAAAGTAGAAGCGGGCTCGACATTAGAAGGTAAAACTCTCGAGCAGCTCAATCTTGAAACAAGTGTTGGAGTGGATGTGATGGTAATAGAGCGCAGGGGAAAATTCTTCTTCGAGCCAAACCGAGGGAAAAAGATCATGGGGGGAGATCGGTTGGTGGTGAGGGGAACCTATCGGGCTCTCCGCAAGTTGGCACAAATGTGTAAGTCCAAAAAAGTCACTTCTCAAGAGCCAGAAGGGCTATCCTCTCCAGTACCAGCTTCTGAACCCCAAGCTTCCTGA
- the ilvN gene encoding acetolactate synthase small subunit has protein sequence MKTRIFSVLCENVAGVMMRVSRCFTRRQINMDSITVGIEPSGLARMIILFQADDKMASFMRKVLLRLEPIVEVQMLEPENSIAREICLFRTRKLKEEEMSETIRLIQSAGGKVLEVREGTLIGEIGGSHEEVEHLLSSLGPDLLKEVARSGQVYLSKNKGPDQASGGI, from the coding sequence ATGAAAACCAGAATTTTCTCCGTGCTTTGCGAAAACGTGGCAGGAGTAATGATGAGAGTCTCTAGGTGCTTCACGCGAAGACAAATCAACATGGACTCCATTACCGTGGGTATAGAACCCTCGGGTTTGGCTAGGATGATCATCCTCTTTCAGGCAGACGACAAAATGGCCTCCTTCATGAGGAAGGTTCTCCTCAGACTCGAACCCATCGTGGAGGTACAGATGTTAGAGCCTGAAAACAGTATAGCCAGAGAGATTTGTCTTTTCAGGACTAGGAAGCTCAAGGAAGAGGAAATGTCCGAGACCATAAGGCTCATTCAATCTGCGGGGGGAAAGGTACTGGAAGTGCGGGAGGGTACTCTCATAGGAGAAATAGGGGGAAGTCACGAAGAGGTAGAACATCTCCTTTCCTCGCTGGGTCCGGATCTTCTGAAGGAAGTAGCACGGTCAGGACAGGTTTATCTTTCCAAGAACAAAGGGCCAGACCAGGCTTCCGGTGGTATTTAA
- a CDS encoding translation initiation factor IF-2 subunit beta, translating into MEKYQEWLEKALQVLPKVESDRERLKVPEPEVVTAGNRTVLKNLKAIASALNRDPQHLMKFLLRELGAAGSSDGSQAFFQGRFTPSVIKGRIDRYMEEFVKCKSCNRPDTKLVKQGRIYMMRCEACGARSSVRNI; encoded by the coding sequence ATGGAAAAATACCAAGAATGGTTGGAAAAGGCTTTACAAGTTTTGCCCAAGGTGGAATCGGATCGTGAAAGACTAAAAGTACCGGAACCAGAAGTGGTAACCGCGGGAAACCGGACCGTGCTCAAGAACCTCAAGGCCATTGCTTCTGCCCTCAATAGGGATCCCCAGCACCTCATGAAATTCTTGCTGAGAGAGCTAGGGGCGGCGGGGAGTTCCGACGGTTCCCAGGCTTTCTTTCAAGGAAGATTCACTCCTTCGGTGATAAAGGGAAGGATAGACAGGTACATGGAAGAGTTTGTGAAATGCAAGAGCTGTAACAGACCTGATACCAAACTCGTAAAACAAGGGAGGATCTATATGATGAGATGCGAAGCCTGTGGAGCTAGATCCTCCGTGAGGAATATCTGA
- the ilvD gene encoding dihydroxy-acid dehydratase produces the protein MKLRSREVVGGIEGLPKRALLKACGYNDTDLNRPFIAIANSWSKIVPGHVHLRTIAEAVAEGIRSAGGTPMEFNTIAICDGICMGTDGMRYSLPSRELIADSLELMLRAYPFDAVVAIASCDKIEPGMLMGLARVDLPSIMFTGGPMLPGEWKGKRVDIITAFEAIGEVKSGRLKEHEALEIEDRCCPTPGSCAGMFTANTMACLIEALGMSLPRVSTCPAVSSEKLKLARKTGEQIVELLRRGIRPSKILTRSAFENAIVVDMALGGSTNTILHLPAIAREVGINLPLEVFDRLSKKVPQLCSLRPGGEHMVVDLHEAGGIPALMKQLGKLIKGTPLTVTGKTVASNLKGVRVIESEVIRPLSRPYRKKGGIAILYGNLAPEGAVLKIAGIKSLKFLGKARVFDGEEAAVRAISEGRIRKGEVVVIRYEGPKGGPGMREMLSATSLLAGMNMLEEVALVTDGRFSGGTRGICVGHVSPEAAEGGPIAFVEDGDKILIDAREGKLELLVEKEVLEERKKSFKPRRLPLSGYLKFYAEHASSAATGAVRR, from the coding sequence ATGAAACTCAGGAGCCGAGAGGTGGTGGGGGGGATAGAGGGCCTGCCCAAAAGAGCCCTTCTGAAAGCCTGTGGATACAACGATACAGATCTCAACCGTCCCTTCATTGCCATTGCCAATTCTTGGAGTAAGATAGTACCTGGACACGTTCATCTGAGAACAATCGCCGAGGCTGTGGCCGAGGGGATAAGGTCTGCAGGAGGAACTCCGATGGAGTTTAACACCATTGCCATCTGCGATGGGATTTGCATGGGTACCGATGGTATGCGTTATTCCTTACCTTCTCGAGAACTCATAGCCGATAGTCTCGAACTCATGCTCAGGGCTTATCCCTTCGATGCCGTTGTAGCCATCGCCAGCTGCGATAAGATAGAACCAGGCATGCTTATGGGTTTGGCAAGAGTGGATCTTCCTTCCATCATGTTCACGGGTGGTCCCATGCTCCCGGGAGAGTGGAAGGGAAAAAGGGTGGACATCATCACGGCCTTCGAAGCCATAGGTGAGGTGAAGAGCGGGAGACTGAAAGAGCATGAAGCTCTAGAGATAGAAGACAGGTGTTGCCCTACCCCTGGTTCCTGTGCCGGCATGTTCACTGCCAATACCATGGCCTGTCTCATAGAAGCTCTGGGAATGTCCCTTCCGAGGGTATCCACCTGTCCGGCCGTCAGCTCCGAGAAACTTAAGTTGGCAAGAAAAACAGGAGAGCAAATAGTAGAGTTGCTCAGGAGGGGGATAAGGCCGAGCAAAATCCTAACCAGAAGTGCCTTCGAAAACGCGATCGTGGTGGACATGGCCTTGGGAGGTTCCACCAACACCATACTCCACCTTCCAGCCATTGCTAGAGAGGTGGGGATCAATCTCCCTCTAGAAGTTTTCGATAGGCTGAGTAAGAAAGTTCCACAACTCTGCAGTCTTAGGCCAGGCGGTGAACATATGGTAGTTGACTTACACGAAGCTGGCGGAATTCCTGCTTTGATGAAACAACTGGGGAAGTTGATAAAGGGAACTCCCCTCACCGTGACGGGAAAGACGGTGGCTTCCAACTTGAAGGGTGTGAGGGTAATAGAGAGCGAGGTGATAAGACCTCTTTCCCGACCTTATAGGAAAAAGGGAGGAATAGCGATACTCTACGGAAATCTCGCTCCGGAAGGTGCCGTCTTGAAAATAGCGGGAATAAAGAGCCTAAAGTTCTTGGGTAAAGCAAGGGTTTTCGACGGGGAAGAAGCTGCAGTGAGGGCTATCTCCGAAGGGAGGATCAGAAAGGGTGAAGTGGTGGTAATAAGGTACGAAGGTCCTAAAGGTGGTCCTGGTATGAGGGAGATGCTTTCTGCCACTTCCCTGCTCGCCGGTATGAACATGCTGGAAGAAGTAGCCTTGGTGACCGATGGTAGGTTCTCTGGAGGTACGAGGGGGATATGTGTGGGACATGTTTCTCCTGAAGCGGCGGAGGGAGGACCCATAGCGTTTGTTGAGGATGGAGATAAAATTCTTATCGACGCAAGAGAGGGCAAGCTCGAATTGCTCGTGGAAAAAGAAGTGTTGGAAGAAAGAAAAAAGAGTTTCAAGCCCAGAAGATTACCCCTTTCCGGCTATCTGAAGTTCTACGCCGAACATGCCAGTTCGGCTGCCACCGGTGCCGTGAGAAGGTGA
- the cgi121 gene encoding KEOPS complex subunit Cgi121 — protein MFVMAPVLFELPELQKWVGLTGGKRKGKLGVGEILERIRRVDQKMGTTTQAFDARLVAGKAHLAHASRLALLAHSRGMGFADSLALELICWAAAERQISRALEKMGLKEDSVAIGLVSVGEEKKTVERALEEILRETEIEREDEVLNLSPSKARLLLEKFYLPKKMVRKLGVQKLVLERIALLALEK, from the coding sequence ATGTTTGTGATGGCCCCTGTCCTTTTCGAACTTCCGGAGCTCCAGAAGTGGGTAGGGCTTACAGGAGGAAAGAGGAAAGGTAAGCTGGGAGTGGGGGAGATACTGGAAAGGATAAGAAGGGTGGATCAGAAAATGGGGACAACCACCCAAGCCTTCGACGCGAGGTTGGTGGCTGGAAAGGCTCACCTCGCGCATGCCAGCAGGCTGGCCCTTCTCGCCCATTCCAGAGGAATGGGGTTTGCAGATTCCCTGGCTTTGGAGTTGATTTGTTGGGCGGCAGCGGAGAGGCAGATTTCTAGGGCATTGGAAAAGATGGGTTTGAAAGAAGACTCAGTGGCTATAGGGCTCGTTTCAGTGGGGGAGGAAAAGAAAACGGTGGAAAGAGCGTTGGAGGAAATTCTAAGGGAAACGGAAATAGAAAGGGAGGATGAAGTGCTGAATCTTTCACCTTCCAAGGCAAGGCTACTCCTAGAAAAGTTCTATCTTCCCAAAAAGATGGTCAGGAAGCTTGGGGTTCAGAAGCTGGTACTGGAGAGGATAGCCCTTCTGGCTCTTGAGAAGTGA
- a CDS encoding 3-isopropylmalate dehydratase large subunit: MGKCLAEKLLAKKAGKERVEPGEIVEARVDVVMMNDITGPLAIESFREIADRVWDPKRVVMILDHQMPPNSIEIARDHVMMRNFAKEQGIENFFAEGVCHQVLPEKGFALPGFLILGADSHTCTYGAFGSFATGIGSTDLAAAMAFGKLWLRVPESVKIVLEGRLGRRVYPKDVILYLVGEIGADGATYQALEFHGEIVKKMSIGGRMTLCNMGVEMGAKTAIVPPDTLTRKYVEGRARFPFEEIRSDPDAEYAEERIYSLSKLEPQVACPHRVDNVKPVREVEGKEIDQAFLGSCTNGRTEDLLEAAKILKGRKIHPRVRMLVVPASRETYLEALKLGIIERLVKAGAILGPPGCGACMGSYIGVLGPGEVCVSSSNRNFLGRMGSPEAEIYLASPATVAASALKGRLTDPRDV; encoded by the coding sequence TTGGGAAAGTGTTTAGCGGAGAAATTGTTGGCCAAAAAAGCGGGGAAGGAAAGGGTAGAACCTGGAGAAATCGTGGAAGCTAGGGTGGATGTGGTAATGATGAACGATATCACGGGTCCGCTCGCCATAGAGAGCTTCAGGGAGATAGCTGATAGAGTATGGGATCCCAAAAGGGTCGTGATGATCCTCGACCATCAAATGCCTCCGAATTCCATAGAAATAGCCCGAGACCACGTCATGATGAGGAATTTCGCAAAAGAACAGGGGATAGAAAACTTTTTTGCGGAAGGGGTTTGCCATCAGGTACTTCCGGAAAAGGGCTTCGCCCTTCCTGGTTTCCTGATTTTGGGAGCAGATTCCCACACCTGTACCTACGGGGCCTTCGGAAGTTTCGCTACGGGAATTGGATCCACGGATTTAGCTGCCGCCATGGCTTTTGGAAAGCTTTGGTTGAGAGTCCCCGAAAGCGTGAAGATAGTGCTGGAGGGAAGACTAGGGAGAAGAGTATATCCTAAGGACGTTATCCTGTACTTGGTAGGGGAAATTGGAGCAGATGGGGCTACTTACCAAGCTCTGGAATTTCATGGAGAAATAGTGAAGAAAATGAGCATTGGGGGCAGAATGACCCTTTGCAACATGGGAGTGGAAATGGGGGCCAAGACGGCCATAGTTCCTCCCGATACCTTGACTAGGAAATACGTGGAAGGGAGAGCCAGATTCCCCTTCGAAGAGATAAGAAGCGACCCGGACGCTGAATACGCGGAGGAAAGGATTTATTCCCTATCGAAGTTGGAACCACAAGTGGCCTGTCCTCACAGGGTGGACAACGTAAAACCCGTAAGGGAAGTGGAGGGAAAAGAAATAGATCAAGCTTTCCTGGGAAGCTGTACCAACGGTAGGACCGAAGACCTATTAGAAGCAGCCAAAATTCTCAAGGGAAGAAAAATCCACCCGCGCGTGAGGATGCTGGTCGTTCCCGCATCCAGGGAAACCTATCTGGAAGCCTTGAAATTGGGAATAATAGAGAGGTTGGTTAAAGCAGGAGCCATCCTTGGTCCACCGGGTTGCGGGGCTTGTATGGGGAGCTACATAGGAGTGTTGGGTCCAGGAGAAGTCTGCGTGTCGTCCTCCAATCGCAACTTCTTGGGCAGGATGGGAAGTCCTGAGGCCGAAATTTATTTGGCCTCCCCTGCCACCGTTGCCGCTTCCGCCTTGAAGGGCAGACTGACCGATCCGAGGGATGTATGA
- the ilvB gene encoding biosynthetic-type acetolactate synthase large subunit yields the protein MEEITGAAALVSALKKEGVRHIFGIPGGAIIPVYDVLYEEPSIKHILVRHEQAAAHAADGYARALGRPGVCMATSGPGACNLVTGILNAYMDSSPVIAITGQVSTSLLGTDAFQEADLLSIMLPITKHNFLVKNVKELVEAVRKAFVIAMAGRPGPVHIDIPRDVQISKAKVKIPAEIVRREKERYDPDPRRIEEAVKLIEEAERPVLFAGGGVIWSGASPELIELAELLGAPVVTSLMGKGSIPEDHPLSLGMLGMHGRKAANLAVTECDLLIGVGVRFSDRSTGDARYFAPKAKIIHIDIDPVEIGKLVRVDVPIVGDAKRSLQQILRALKERSRRGVRSEWKERVLQMRKDFAPKMDYDDIPLKPQRVIKEIMEVLDDDSIVVTEVGQCQMWAAHYCTIKGPRRFISSGGLGTMGFGFPASLGVKTALPDKKVIDIAGDGSFLMNSQELATAVENGIEVVCCIFNNSYLGMVKQWQDLFYGGRRSQTYLGKSPDFVKLAEAYGAWGDRVTRPGEMAPKLREALKCGKPAVLDVVIDPEEHVLPMVPAGGKLDQMITGD from the coding sequence ATGGAGGAAATAACTGGCGCGGCTGCTCTCGTTTCAGCCCTCAAGAAAGAAGGAGTGAGGCACATCTTTGGAATTCCTGGAGGAGCCATCATTCCCGTTTACGATGTACTTTACGAAGAACCTTCCATAAAGCATATCCTCGTAAGGCATGAACAGGCTGCCGCTCATGCTGCCGATGGATACGCTAGGGCTTTAGGAAGACCAGGTGTGTGCATGGCTACCTCAGGACCTGGGGCATGCAACTTGGTGACGGGGATTCTCAATGCCTATATGGATAGCTCACCCGTAATAGCCATCACGGGACAGGTCTCCACCTCTCTCCTGGGTACTGATGCTTTCCAAGAAGCAGATTTGTTGAGTATCATGCTCCCCATCACAAAACATAACTTCCTAGTCAAGAACGTGAAGGAACTGGTTGAGGCGGTCAGGAAGGCCTTTGTCATAGCCATGGCTGGAAGACCTGGACCCGTTCATATAGACATTCCCAGGGACGTACAGATTTCCAAGGCCAAGGTTAAGATACCTGCAGAAATCGTGAGAAGAGAAAAGGAAAGGTATGATCCAGATCCAAGAAGAATAGAAGAAGCCGTAAAACTTATCGAAGAAGCAGAACGTCCTGTCCTGTTTGCTGGAGGAGGAGTAATTTGGTCTGGAGCTTCCCCTGAACTGATCGAACTGGCAGAACTCCTAGGAGCTCCGGTAGTGACTTCCTTGATGGGGAAGGGAAGCATACCGGAAGATCATCCCCTTTCTCTGGGGATGCTTGGAATGCATGGAAGAAAGGCTGCCAACTTGGCCGTAACGGAATGCGATCTCCTTATAGGAGTGGGGGTAAGATTCAGCGACAGATCGACCGGTGACGCCCGGTACTTCGCTCCCAAAGCCAAGATCATCCACATAGACATCGATCCCGTAGAGATAGGAAAACTGGTTAGGGTAGATGTTCCCATTGTAGGGGATGCCAAGCGCTCCCTTCAACAGATCCTGAGAGCACTGAAGGAAAGAAGCAGGAGAGGGGTAAGATCGGAGTGGAAGGAGAGAGTCCTACAGATGCGTAAAGACTTTGCCCCGAAAATGGATTACGACGACATTCCCTTGAAGCCTCAAAGAGTAATAAAAGAGATAATGGAAGTATTGGATGACGACTCCATCGTGGTAACGGAAGTAGGACAGTGTCAAATGTGGGCGGCCCATTATTGTACCATCAAAGGTCCTAGGAGGTTCATTTCCTCTGGAGGATTGGGAACCATGGGGTTCGGTTTTCCCGCTTCTTTGGGAGTAAAAACTGCCCTACCGGATAAAAAGGTGATAGACATAGCTGGGGATGGTAGTTTCCTCATGAATTCCCAAGAATTGGCTACTGCAGTGGAAAATGGAATAGAGGTAGTCTGTTGTATCTTTAATAATTCTTATCTGGGGATGGTGAAGCAGTGGCAGGATCTCTTTTATGGCGGGAGGAGATCCCAAACCTATCTCGGAAAGAGTCCCGATTTCGTCAAACTTGCAGAAGCTTATGGGGCATGGGGAGACAGAGTTACCAGACCAGGTGAAATGGCACCCAAGCTGAGGGAAGCCTTGAAGTGTGGAAAACCAGCCGTCTTGGACGTAGTTATAGACCCGGAGGAACATGTGTTGCCCATGGTCCCTGCTGGAGGAAAATTGGACCAAATGATCACGGGGGATTAG
- a CDS encoding OB-fold nucleic acid binding domain-containing protein, producing MAAARKVKVEELLQGEYLLSEEGFPYLITPWGEKVSRVRVMGTVVEKWLREDGEYCTVYLDDGTGVISLRGWREGAKELNELKVGDLIDVIGRMREYLGERYLVPQLILRIKDPNWEVVRELEILLAKKKALAKGIRPKRFMEVKAETPPEEVEIEVEELELPQVPEELKRRALLVFEKLDRGEGVREEELARELGLGKKEVEDLLLVLMDEGEIFEAKTGRYRRVR from the coding sequence ATGGCAGCGGCCCGTAAAGTAAAAGTAGAGGAACTCCTTCAGGGCGAATACCTTCTTTCCGAAGAGGGTTTTCCTTATCTGATTACTCCTTGGGGAGAGAAGGTTTCGAGGGTTAGGGTGATGGGTACGGTGGTTGAGAAATGGCTGAGGGAAGATGGAGAATATTGCACTGTTTACCTAGATGACGGCACTGGTGTCATCTCCTTGAGGGGGTGGAGAGAAGGGGCAAAGGAGCTGAATGAGTTGAAAGTGGGGGATCTAATAGACGTGATAGGAAGAATGAGGGAATACCTAGGGGAAAGGTATCTAGTGCCCCAGCTTATCTTGAGGATAAAAGATCCGAATTGGGAAGTGGTGAGGGAGTTGGAAATCCTCTTGGCCAAAAAAAAGGCCTTAGCCAAGGGTATTCGACCCAAGAGGTTTATGGAAGTAAAAGCCGAGACCCCACCCGAAGAGGTGGAGATAGAGGTGGAGGAATTGGAGCTCCCACAGGTTCCGGAGGAACTCAAAAGGAGGGCTTTGCTGGTTTTCGAGAAACTTGACAGGGGAGAAGGGGTCAGGGAAGAAGAGCTGGCAAGGGAATTGGGGCTGGGAAAGAAAGAAGTAGAAGACCTCCTACTCGTCTTGATGGACGAAGGAGAAATATTTGAAGCAAAAACGGGAAGGTATCGGAGAGTGAGATGA
- a CDS encoding DUF424 family protein, which translates to MLELRVRRVGEEVLVTVCDTELLGKEFKEGEIKLKVSEEFYRGKKATIPECLQAMREATIANLVGSIVEEAIKEGLIDPSCVLRIQGVPHAQFVRM; encoded by the coding sequence ATGCTTGAACTTAGAGTAAGGAGGGTGGGAGAAGAAGTACTGGTTACGGTATGTGATACCGAGCTACTCGGAAAGGAGTTTAAAGAGGGAGAGATAAAACTAAAAGTGAGTGAGGAATTCTATCGAGGGAAAAAAGCTACCATTCCGGAGTGTTTGCAGGCTATGAGAGAGGCTACTATAGCTAACCTGGTGGGTTCCATCGTAGAGGAGGCAATAAAGGAAGGCCTCATCGACCCCAGTTGTGTGCTCAGAATACAGGGGGTTCCCCACGCTCAATTCGTAAGGATGTAA